From a region of the Candidatus Brocadia sp. genome:
- a CDS encoding HEPN domain-containing protein: MKTAEIMFNNKRYFYAVFMCHLSIEKALKGLHQERLKEIPPKVHNLIYLLNKIGIKPSEPIGKFLVKLNEDSIVTRYPEELDKLQKDFTQSVVKDILLRSKEALEWIKKQF, translated from the coding sequence ATGAAAACAGCCGAAATTATGTTCAACAATAAAAGATATTTTTACGCCGTCTTTATGTGCCATCTGTCAATAGAGAAGGCTCTGAAGGGGCTTCATCAGGAGAGATTGAAAGAAATACCCCCAAAAGTTCATAATCTTATTTACTTGCTCAATAAAATTGGTATTAAACCTTCAGAACCTATTGGAAAATTTCTTGTAAAACTTAACGAAGACAGTATTGTTACAAGATACCCAGAGGAACTGGACAAACTACAAAAGGATTTTACACAGTCCGTTGTAAAGGATATACTTTTGAGGAGCAAGGAGGCATTGGAATGGATAAAAAAGCAGTTTTAG
- the truD gene encoding tRNA pseudouridine(13) synthase TruD — protein sequence MIKVKARPEDFIVEEVADLPFQRDGNFCVYLLKKRGWNTVDILKMLSRKLNIPYASFSYGGKKDKYALTSQYITIARQIPSTSQGKDFVVGVQPNDKGGMKRPWIKSPNSTLTHAYSVPSKIDEENYSTSLVGCMDRPMGPDLITGNRFQIAVRNLTDDDLASALGEIDLVKQDGYPNYFDDQRFGSFDARQGFIAEKILKKHYSGALKIYFSGIHPEDSKEEKEHRKFFYENWGNWRVCLTRATSKFERETFRYLEKHPKGFIPILQRISHEKMVLFFSAYQSHLWNEVLRKILRHSEQGEESCLKISRGIAGDYILYTQLDDRNKAYLSGLIIPMPASNIRMPDAFTKNLYAEVLKENNLKSSLFNIRKIRQAFFKGIERRAIVTPEDLSVDSAEDEIYQGRKKLALKFFLPRGCYGTMFIKRLFC from the coding sequence ATGATTAAAGTAAAGGCCAGGCCGGAAGATTTTATTGTTGAAGAGGTGGCGGATCTCCCGTTTCAAAGAGACGGCAATTTCTGCGTCTATCTCCTCAAAAAGAGGGGATGGAATACCGTAGACATTTTGAAGATGCTTTCCCGGAAGCTCAATATCCCCTACGCATCTTTTTCGTATGGCGGCAAAAAAGATAAATATGCCCTCACATCGCAATACATAACGATCGCACGGCAAATTCCCTCCACCTCTCAAGGAAAGGACTTCGTCGTGGGCGTTCAGCCGAACGACAAAGGGGGGATGAAAAGACCATGGATAAAATCACCCAATTCAACGTTAACGCACGCATATTCCGTCCCGTCGAAGATAGACGAGGAAAACTACTCCACGAGTCTTGTTGGGTGTATGGACAGACCCATGGGGCCTGACCTCATAACGGGGAACAGATTTCAGATTGCCGTCAGGAATCTTACCGACGATGATTTAGCGTCAGCGTTAGGTGAAATTGACCTTGTAAAACAGGATGGTTACCCGAATTATTTCGATGACCAGAGGTTCGGGAGTTTTGATGCCCGGCAGGGATTTATCGCAGAAAAGATTCTTAAGAAACACTACAGCGGGGCATTAAAGATATACTTTTCCGGCATTCACCCGGAGGACAGTAAAGAAGAAAAGGAACACAGGAAATTCTTTTATGAAAACTGGGGCAACTGGCGCGTGTGTCTTACCAGGGCCACGAGCAAGTTTGAAAGAGAAACGTTCAGATACCTGGAAAAGCATCCGAAGGGATTCATTCCCATCCTTCAAAGGATATCGCACGAAAAGATGGTGCTCTTTTTTTCCGCATATCAGTCGCACCTGTGGAACGAGGTTTTGAGGAAGATTCTTCGCCATTCCGAGCAGGGCGAAGAATCTTGTTTGAAAATTTCTCGGGGAATTGCAGGCGATTACATATTGTATACGCAATTAGACGACAGGAACAAGGCGTATTTAAGCGGACTCATCATTCCCATGCCCGCATCCAATATCAGGATGCCCGATGCCTTTACCAAAAATCTTTATGCAGAGGTTTTAAAGGAAAATAATTTAAAGTCCTCTCTGTTTAATATAAGAAAGATACGACAGGCATTTTTCAAGGGTATTGAAAGAAGGGCAATCGTTACCCCGGAAGACTTGTCGGTTGATTCTGCTGAGGATGAGATTTACCAGGGCAGGAAAAAGCTGGCACTGAAGTTCTTTCTCCCGCGGGGATGCTACGGCACCATGTTCATCAAGAGGTTGTTCTGCTGA
- the lptB gene encoding LPS export ABC transporter ATP-binding protein: MNLLRAEGLTKSYGKRTVVNHVSFEVNDGEIVGILGQNGAGKSTSFNMIIGVVRPDSGCVIFQNEDITNFPIYQRARKGMGYLCQEPSVFQRLTVEENILAILETHRYAADEKYAQLSKLLNEFNLASLAKNKAFTLSGGERRRLEIARALASSPTMILLDEPFTGVDPIAVSEVQDILLKLKNKGIGLLITDHNVREALSITNHSYIISEGTVVAKGTTQEILSNPIARQSYLGDNFPTSEHRLADFKDIHSKKPKDADRKPIVRKDTDIRQ, encoded by the coding sequence ATGAATTTACTGAGAGCAGAGGGATTAACCAAGTCATACGGCAAACGCACCGTTGTGAATCACGTCAGTTTTGAGGTGAATGACGGAGAGATCGTGGGGATCCTCGGCCAAAATGGGGCAGGGAAAAGCACGTCCTTTAATATGATCATTGGGGTTGTTCGTCCTGACAGCGGTTGTGTGATCTTCCAGAATGAGGATATTACGAACTTTCCCATTTACCAGCGCGCACGGAAGGGGATGGGGTACTTGTGCCAGGAGCCATCCGTCTTTCAGCGGCTGACGGTCGAGGAAAACATCCTCGCCATCCTGGAGACGCACCGGTACGCTGCCGATGAGAAATACGCACAACTGAGCAAGTTGCTGAACGAATTTAATCTGGCGTCATTGGCAAAAAACAAGGCTTTTACCCTGTCGGGCGGAGAAAGACGGCGACTCGAAATCGCGCGGGCGCTTGCCAGTTCTCCCACCATGATCCTCCTCGACGAACCCTTTACCGGCGTCGACCCCATTGCAGTGAGTGAGGTGCAGGATATCCTCCTGAAACTGAAGAACAAGGGGATCGGCCTTCTCATTACCGACCATAATGTCCGTGAGGCGCTGAGTATTACGAATCACTCCTACATCATTAGTGAAGGCACGGTCGTTGCCAAAGGCACTACCCAGGAAATTCTGAGCAATCCTATTGCACGCCAATCCTATCTGGGGGATAATTTTCCTACCAGCGAACACCGGTTAGCCGATTTCAAAGATATCCATAGCAAAAAGCCGAAAGACGCCGACCGAAAGCCTATCGTTCGCAAAGACACTGATATCCGGCAGTAG
- a CDS encoding S26 family signal peptidase, producing MTDLKEKQAITRNKEKTKKRKGKLRENIESIAIAVAIAFAIRYFVVEAFKIPTGSMATTLLGEHKNVHCPNCDWFFYADRQSDDALCPNCQFKINLSDFCDACGNRIRHNWPAWLWRKGHCPRCQTAVAWSDLSNRLIHGGNRIVVNKFWYKFKDPQRWDVMVFIYPLYDLTCKNCSAQFPDTEWRDGFRCHRCGSTKFSKKKKNYIKRLVGLPGEKLQIVNGDIYINDKIQRKPDSVQKTLWMPVYNSNYLAKKTDTPVWVTNGNAWKIHDTSITLDTLSQEDSDTSLVTFGRSVSDQNGYNSHSGHNEMGDVKISFDVTLLKGSQSLTLVLEKNNDIFTALIPADSIDGKTRLLKNGMSVLEKDFRLQTSQQHKIEFSNADRMVCLSINGNKVFSFDDDDGVIPDLRSSDTSKIRFGGTRVHATFGNINIFHDIYYTSLSAGSWGTTKPVQLGEKDYFMLGDNSRNSNDSRVWKFVPEKNIVGKAFFVFWPPNTMKFIK from the coding sequence GTGACTGATCTAAAAGAGAAACAAGCTATTACGCGCAACAAAGAGAAGACGAAAAAGAGGAAGGGTAAGTTACGTGAGAATATCGAGTCGATAGCGATTGCCGTCGCCATAGCCTTTGCGATCCGTTATTTTGTGGTAGAGGCGTTTAAAATACCTACGGGCTCGATGGCGACAACCTTATTGGGTGAACACAAGAACGTACATTGCCCGAATTGCGACTGGTTTTTTTATGCTGACCGCCAAAGTGACGACGCACTCTGTCCCAATTGTCAGTTCAAGATAAATCTGTCCGATTTCTGCGACGCTTGTGGTAACAGGATCCGGCATAACTGGCCTGCGTGGTTATGGAGGAAGGGGCATTGTCCCCGATGCCAGACTGCAGTTGCCTGGTCAGACTTGTCGAATCGGTTGATTCATGGTGGGAACAGGATTGTAGTGAACAAATTCTGGTATAAATTTAAAGATCCGCAGCGATGGGATGTTATGGTCTTTATTTATCCATTGTACGATCTGACGTGCAAGAATTGCTCTGCGCAATTTCCCGATACGGAATGGCGGGACGGATTCCGCTGCCACCGGTGCGGGTCGACAAAATTTTCGAAGAAGAAAAAAAATTATATCAAACGGCTTGTTGGTTTGCCTGGCGAAAAGCTCCAGATCGTCAATGGTGATATTTATATTAATGACAAGATACAAAGGAAGCCGGATTCCGTGCAGAAAACGCTATGGATGCCGGTATACAACAGTAATTATTTAGCAAAGAAGACGGATACTCCGGTATGGGTAACCAACGGTAATGCCTGGAAGATTCATGATACCTCGATTACCCTTGACACCCTGTCCCAGGAAGATTCCGATACATCCCTGGTAACGTTTGGCCGGAGTGTTTCAGATCAAAATGGTTACAATAGCCACTCGGGCCACAATGAAATGGGTGACGTCAAGATCAGCTTTGATGTTACCCTCCTGAAAGGTTCTCAGTCTCTGACGCTGGTTCTGGAAAAAAATAATGATATCTTTACCGCCCTTATTCCTGCGGACAGCATTGATGGAAAAACTCGTCTGCTGAAGAACGGGATGAGTGTGCTGGAAAAGGATTTCCGCTTACAAACCAGCCAGCAGCATAAGATCGAGTTTTCAAATGCAGACCGTATGGTATGCCTGTCGATAAATGGCAATAAGGTTTTTTCCTTTGATGATGATGATGGGGTGATACCCGACCTGCGTTCCTCTGATACGAGTAAGATTCGTTTTGGCGGTACCCGCGTCCACGCAACCTTTGGGAATATTAACATATTTCATGATATTTATTATACCAGCCTCTCTGCCGGTTCATGGGGCACAACGAAACCGGTACAGTTGGGAGAAAAAGACTATTTTATGCTTGGGGATAATAGCAGAAACAGCAATGACAGCCGGGTATGGAAATTTGTTCCGGAAAAGAATATTGTCGGCAAGGCATTTTTTGTCTTCTGGCCGCCAAACACCATGAAATTTATCAAATAA
- the lepA gene encoding translation elongation factor 4, with product MSTESIRNFCIIAHIDHGKSTLADRLLEKTHTITSREFRNQMLDDMDLERERGITIKASAVALKLVRDGKEYNLNLIDTPGHVDFSYEVSRSLGACEGALLLVDASQGVEAQTVANVFLAMEHNLAIIPVISKIDLPQSRPDDVLTEMEKTLGIDPAEALMASAKTGEGIDEIFGAVIERVPPPKGSPDAPLKSLIFDSVYDEYRGVVVYLRIFDGSVKVGDEIYMMKTNRSFKVEEVGVFKPKMAAKDCLSAGEVGYCIANIKSIHDVKVGDTVTHYRERAAEALPGYRPPMPMVYCGVYPADNADFHVLREALERLSLNDSSFTFEPETSQALGFGFRCGFLGLLHMEIVQERLERESNINIVQTAPNVTYEILKTNKEIVKVDNPEKVPPVNEIEEFREPIVRASFVLPTEYVGTIMQFAEGRRGRYKSTEYLSERRAILVYELPLAEIIFDFFDKLKSATRGYGTLDYDFLGYEPADLVKLDILVSGKRVDALSTIVHRKDAEMKGRRLVKKLKNEISRHLFEVVLQAAIGSRVIARESIRPIAKNVTAKCYGGDITRKRKLLEKQKEGKKRMKSVGNVEIPQKAFLSVLSVDE from the coding sequence ATGTCTACTGAAAGCATTAGAAATTTCTGCATAATTGCACACATTGATCACGGGAAATCTACCCTGGCAGACCGCTTGCTGGAAAAGACCCATACCATCACCTCGCGGGAGTTTCGCAATCAGATGCTGGACGATATGGACCTGGAGCGTGAACGCGGTATTACGATCAAGGCCAGCGCAGTTGCATTGAAGCTGGTGCGGGATGGCAAGGAGTATAACCTCAATTTAATCGATACGCCCGGTCATGTGGACTTCAGTTACGAGGTCTCCCGCAGTCTTGGCGCCTGCGAAGGGGCCCTGTTGCTGGTGGACGCATCGCAGGGTGTTGAGGCGCAGACCGTTGCCAACGTCTTTCTTGCCATGGAGCATAATTTGGCGATTATTCCGGTCATCAGCAAGATCGACCTGCCGCAGTCCCGCCCCGATGATGTGCTTACCGAAATGGAAAAAACGCTGGGCATTGATCCTGCAGAGGCATTAATGGCCAGCGCAAAGACCGGGGAGGGCATAGATGAAATCTTTGGGGCTGTTATCGAACGCGTCCCTCCGCCCAAAGGAAGCCCGGATGCGCCGTTAAAATCCCTGATCTTCGATTCCGTGTACGATGAGTATCGGGGTGTTGTTGTGTACCTGCGTATCTTTGACGGTTCGGTGAAAGTGGGCGACGAGATATACATGATGAAGACAAACCGTTCGTTCAAAGTGGAAGAGGTCGGTGTTTTCAAACCCAAGATGGCCGCCAAAGATTGCCTCTCGGCGGGAGAGGTGGGGTACTGCATTGCCAATATCAAATCCATTCATGACGTCAAGGTGGGGGATACGGTTACCCACTACAGAGAAAGGGCTGCCGAGGCGTTGCCGGGATATCGCCCGCCCATGCCTATGGTATACTGCGGCGTGTATCCGGCAGATAACGCAGATTTCCACGTACTGCGGGAGGCATTGGAACGGCTGAGTCTGAATGATTCGTCGTTCACCTTTGAACCGGAGACTTCACAGGCGCTGGGATTTGGGTTCCGGTGCGGATTCCTTGGCCTTTTGCATATGGAAATCGTGCAGGAACGGCTGGAGCGCGAGAGCAACATCAATATTGTGCAAACCGCTCCGAATGTGACCTATGAGATATTAAAAACCAACAAGGAGATAGTTAAGGTCGATAACCCGGAAAAGGTGCCGCCGGTGAATGAAATTGAGGAATTCAGAGAACCCATCGTGCGCGCCAGTTTTGTTCTGCCGACAGAATATGTGGGGACGATTATGCAATTTGCCGAAGGACGCAGGGGGAGATACAAAAGCACCGAGTATCTCAGTGAACGGCGTGCGATCCTTGTCTATGAGCTGCCGTTAGCCGAAATTATCTTTGATTTTTTTGATAAACTGAAATCCGCCACGCGGGGCTACGGCACACTGGATTATGATTTCCTGGGATATGAGCCTGCCGATCTGGTAAAACTGGACATTTTAGTGTCGGGCAAGCGTGTGGATGCCCTTTCTACCATTGTTCACCGGAAAGATGCGGAGATGAAAGGGCGAAGGCTGGTGAAAAAACTCAAGAATGAAATTTCACGACACCTCTTTGAAGTGGTTTTACAGGCAGCAATCGGAAGCAGGGTTATTGCGCGGGAATCCATACGCCCAATTGCAAAAAATGTGACGGCAAAATGTTATGGAGGAGATATTACCCGGAAACGAAAACTTCTGGAAAAGCAGAAAGAAGGCAAAAAGAGGATGAAGTCTGTCGGGAACGTGGAGATTCCGCAAAAGGCATTCTTGTCGGTATTATCTGTTGATGAATGA
- a CDS encoding ISL3 family transposase translates to MTVVLDYLSGRVVWVGKERTKETPGTFFAGMTEEQRQALEAIAMDMWDPYIHAVKKHVPHVKIVFDLFHVVSSFGKVIDKVRNAEYQKASKKDKDVIKGSKYLLLKNKRNIRRKKHREHLKQLLSLNETINTILILKDKLKHIWTYTSRTWARKAIDEWSLLAKTLNYSVVNKFANMLTKYRYGILNHCDYKIHTSKLEGVNNKIKVIKRKAYGFHDERYFSLKIIQAFAN, encoded by the coding sequence TTGACCGTTGTTCTGGACTATCTGAGTGGCCGCGTAGTCTGGGTGGGAAAGGAAAGAACAAAAGAAACGCCGGGAACCTTCTTTGCGGGTATGACAGAGGAACAAAGGCAGGCGCTTGAGGCCATTGCCATGGATATGTGGGATCCTTATATTCATGCAGTAAAAAAGCACGTGCCTCATGTTAAGATAGTCTTTGACCTGTTTCATGTGGTTTCAAGTTTTGGTAAAGTTATTGACAAGGTGAGAAATGCTGAATATCAAAAAGCATCGAAGAAGGATAAGGACGTCATCAAGGGTTCAAAATATCTTTTGTTAAAAAATAAACGAAATATTCGCAGGAAAAAACACCGAGAACATCTCAAACAGCTCTTGTCGCTTAATGAAACCATAAATACCATTCTGATTCTTAAAGATAAGCTCAAACATATTTGGACCTATACCTCACGGACGTGGGCGAGAAAAGCCATTGATGAATGGAGCCTCTTAGCGAAAACGCTCAACTATTCCGTCGTGAATAAGTTTGCAAATATGCTTACAAAATACCGCTACGGAATCTTGAATCACTGCGACTATAAAATTCATACCAGTAAACTCGAAGGGGTTAATAATAAGATCAAAGTTATCAAAAGAAAAGCTTATGGATTTCATGACGAACGGTACTTTTCATTAAAAATTATACAAGCTTTTGCAAACTAA
- a CDS encoding urea transporter produces MDKKAVLGILSHFRKALESKGTKIDKLILYGSYATGAYKEGSDIDVIVIAKNFSGKDYWERIDILSATIYEVFEPIEAVAMTPEEWEKKNRQLQITSKAAKLSMANAAMPQTEEKHSKPQIPPMMQTFRFAQNFATILLRGISQVFLLNNVITGVFFLSGVFYASWHMGVGTVIGALTGTLTALILKYSRNEINQGLYGYNSTLVCLAIFSFFGFTAPSIIAALLGSVLSTLITKVMRQRWKLPTYTAPFILSTWIVMFFIITFKIIPLQTAQFSHADGLEIIPAVSKGIGQVMFLEGVISGMLLFIGILVSSRIAAFYTLLGAVIGAVLAFLFSFPLNMINLGLFGFNGVLCGIALSREMWWKVIPAIAAIAVSVFMTCGIMNLGIIALTSPFVLSTWLVLWIGGKIKNK; encoded by the coding sequence ATGGATAAAAAAGCAGTTTTAGGGATTTTGTCCCATTTTAGAAAAGCCCTGGAATCGAAAGGCACGAAGATAGACAAGCTGATACTGTACGGCTCTTATGCCACCGGTGCATACAAGGAAGGAAGCGATATTGATGTGATTGTTATCGCCAAAAACTTTTCAGGCAAGGATTATTGGGAGAGAATAGACATCCTCTCTGCTACCATTTATGAGGTTTTCGAACCAATAGAAGCTGTTGCTATGACCCCGGAAGAATGGGAAAAAAAGAATCGCCAGTTGCAGATTACGTCAAAGGCGGCGAAGTTATCTATGGCTAACGCAGCTATGCCTCAGACTGAAGAAAAACACTCAAAACCACAGATTCCACCGATGATGCAGACTTTCCGGTTCGCTCAAAATTTTGCAACAATACTTCTTCGTGGTATCAGCCAGGTATTTTTGCTGAATAATGTAATAACAGGCGTCTTTTTTCTGTCCGGAGTTTTTTATGCCTCCTGGCATATGGGGGTTGGGACGGTTATCGGGGCGCTGACGGGCACGCTTACTGCACTGATCCTGAAATATTCCAGGAACGAGATCAATCAGGGGCTCTATGGATACAATAGCACGCTGGTATGTTTGGCGATTTTCTCTTTCTTCGGATTCACGGCGCCATCCATAATTGCTGCCCTCCTGGGATCCGTTCTTTCTACACTTATTACGAAGGTAATGCGGCAGAGATGGAAACTACCCACCTATACGGCGCCGTTCATTCTTTCAACCTGGATCGTAATGTTCTTCATTATTACTTTCAAGATCATTCCGTTGCAAACGGCACAATTTTCCCATGCAGACGGCCTGGAGATCATTCCCGCGGTAAGCAAAGGCATTGGGCAGGTCATGTTCCTGGAAGGTGTGATTTCCGGCATGCTATTGTTTATTGGAATACTGGTGAGTTCGAGGATAGCGGCGTTCTATACGCTGCTGGGGGCTGTCATTGGGGCTGTTCTGGCCTTCCTGTTTTCATTTCCCCTCAATATGATTAACCTAGGGCTCTTTGGTTTTAATGGAGTTTTGTGTGGAATAGCGCTTTCAAGAGAAATGTGGTGGAAGGTAATTCCGGCAATAGCCGCTATTGCCGTTTCTGTCTTTATGACCTGTGGAATTATGAATCTCGGCATCATTGCCTTGACCTCGCCGTTTGTGCTATCCACGTGGCTCGTTTTGTGGATTGGCGGAAAAATTAAGAATAAATGA
- a CDS encoding ROK family glucokinase, which produces MSNCIVGIDLGGTNLKAGIVDTGGRILHRLSIKTNSSADPQTISNQILELIAETIRSAQIKESDVAGIGLGSPGLVDKTGETILFSPNLPRWRNIPIKRIVSERFSKPCVLENDANAAAWGEKWVGAGKEAKSLVMLTLGTGVGGGIVIDNKLWRGANNVAAEIGHMVIQTDGPPCKCGNRGCVEVYASATGMVRRFKELFDSGAPSSLKNSGEITARMINDAAIQGDKVSLDVIEETGRYLGIALINIMHVLNPEMIVLAGGMIGSGELLMNPIRRVTTQRAFEASYQDTKIVFSQLGNDAGIIGAAGCLLKALEISA; this is translated from the coding sequence TTGAGTAATTGTATTGTTGGCATTGACCTGGGTGGGACAAATTTAAAAGCAGGTATTGTTGATACAGGTGGAAGAATCCTCCATCGCCTTTCCATAAAAACCAATTCGAGCGCAGACCCGCAGACCATTTCGAATCAAATACTCGAACTCATCGCAGAAACGATACGGAGCGCTCAGATAAAAGAATCTGACGTTGCCGGCATCGGGCTGGGATCGCCCGGCCTTGTTGATAAAACGGGTGAAACGATCCTCTTTTCTCCCAACCTGCCCCGCTGGCGTAATATTCCTATTAAACGCATTGTATCGGAACGGTTTTCAAAACCCTGCGTCCTGGAAAACGATGCCAATGCCGCTGCCTGGGGTGAGAAGTGGGTGGGGGCGGGGAAGGAGGCGAAATCGCTGGTCATGCTGACTCTGGGAACAGGGGTTGGCGGCGGTATCGTTATTGATAACAAGTTGTGGCGGGGCGCTAATAACGTGGCTGCCGAGATCGGGCACATGGTGATCCAGACGGATGGGCCTCCGTGCAAATGCGGTAACCGTGGATGCGTTGAGGTGTATGCATCGGCAACGGGTATGGTACGGCGCTTTAAAGAATTATTCGACAGCGGCGCGCCATCCTCACTGAAAAATTCTGGTGAAATTACGGCAAGGATGATTAACGATGCTGCCATCCAGGGCGACAAGGTGTCGTTGGATGTTATTGAGGAGACCGGTCGGTACCTCGGTATTGCCCTTATCAATATCATGCATGTATTAAATCCGGAGATGATTGTACTGGCCGGGGGTATGATCGGTTCCGGAGAATTATTAATGAATCCTATCAGGCGTGTTACCACGCAAAGGGCATTTGAGGCATCATATCAGGATACGAAGATTGTGTTTTCGCAGCTTGGGAACGATGCGGGGATTATAGGAGCGGCTGGATGTCTACTGAAAGCATTAGAAATTTCTGCATAA
- a CDS encoding IS1634 family transposase, translated as MFLREKTRTKDGKTHRYWSVVENRRVTGRRVVQRQVLYLGELNDNQRAGWVRTIEAVSGKEPKPRQLALFPDDREAMPIPDGETVQVRLDKIELRHPREWGASWLGLHVWDMLELDTFWRMRLPSSRKGTSWLNILKALVCYRLTDPGSEFRFHREWYVRSAIGDLLGEDYSLAQKDKAYRCLDLLLEHRDELFAYLKEKWGKLFGAKYDVLLYDLTSTYFESEPPPAGSGSKKRFGYSRDKRSDCVQVVVALVLTPEGFPVAYEVYPGNTRDTATLEEFLDRIEKQYGKFRRTWLMDRGIPTEEMLEKMRERGIDYLVGTPKGHLTRVEKPLLEQTWMRARESVRVKVLRQESEFYVYVESHDRVSKERAMRRRRLRRLWMGLRELRNRKALTRDDLLMHIGALKKEAGRDYRLVTISIPKPQEPVNENTFRFSLDRERLRQAYRREGRYLLRSNMQATAPETVWENYLLLTRIEQAFKDLKGSLSVRPLWHQLERRMEAHIFVSFLAFCLHTTLRNLARGRAGGLTSEAILEKLSGIQMIDVHLPTTDGRHIVMSRYTQPEKDVALLLAQLGLALPEQPPPKVYASGQVGL; from the coding sequence ATGTTTCTCCGGGAAAAGACACGAACGAAGGATGGGAAAACCCACCGGTATTGGAGTGTGGTGGAGAACCGCCGGGTTACCGGAAGAAGGGTGGTGCAACGGCAGGTTCTCTATTTGGGAGAACTCAATGACAATCAACGGGCTGGGTGGGTTCGGACGATAGAGGCGGTGTCGGGTAAAGAACCGAAACCAAGACAACTGGCATTGTTTCCGGATGACCGGGAAGCCATGCCGATACCGGATGGTGAGACCGTTCAGGTGAGATTGGACAAAATAGAGTTGCGCCATCCACGGGAGTGGGGAGCAAGCTGGTTGGGATTGCATGTATGGGATATGCTGGAACTGGACACATTCTGGAGGATGCGTCTGCCGTCAAGCCGGAAGGGAACAAGCTGGCTGAATATCCTGAAGGCGCTTGTCTGTTACCGGTTGACCGATCCGGGAAGCGAATTTCGTTTTCACCGTGAGTGGTACGTGCGGAGCGCAATAGGTGATCTGCTGGGAGAGGATTATTCCCTGGCGCAGAAGGACAAGGCGTATCGTTGTTTGGATTTGTTGCTTGAGCATCGGGACGAGTTGTTTGCCTATTTAAAGGAGAAGTGGGGAAAACTCTTTGGGGCGAAGTACGATGTGCTGCTGTATGATTTGACGAGTACGTATTTTGAGAGTGAACCGCCACCGGCTGGATCGGGGAGTAAGAAACGGTTTGGATATAGCCGGGACAAACGTTCGGATTGCGTGCAGGTGGTAGTGGCGTTGGTGTTGACGCCGGAAGGATTTCCCGTTGCCTACGAAGTGTATCCGGGCAATACCAGAGACACCGCAACGCTGGAGGAATTTCTGGATCGGATTGAAAAGCAGTATGGGAAATTCCGGCGCACCTGGCTTATGGATCGCGGTATTCCAACGGAGGAGATGTTGGAAAAGATGCGTGAGCGCGGGATTGATTATTTGGTTGGGACTCCGAAGGGGCATTTGACGAGAGTAGAAAAACCGCTACTCGAACAAACCTGGATGCGGGCGAGGGAGAGCGTCCGCGTGAAAGTTCTTCGGCAGGAATCGGAGTTTTACGTTTACGTGGAAAGCCATGACCGGGTGTCTAAGGAGCGTGCCATGCGTAGGCGCAGACTCAGACGTTTGTGGATGGGTCTGCGCGAACTTCGCAATCGAAAAGCCCTCACGCGCGATGACCTGCTCATGCATATTGGCGCGTTAAAGAAAGAAGCCGGACGAGACTACAGACTGGTCACGATCTCCATTCCCAAACCGCAGGAACCGGTCAATGAGAATACGTTCCGGTTCAGTTTGGATCGGGAACGCCTGAGGCAGGCGTATCGGCGCGAGGGGCGTTATTTGCTTCGTTCCAACATGCAGGCCACCGCGCCAGAAACCGTCTGGGAAAATTATTTGCTGTTGACACGGATAGAACAGGCATTTAAGGACTTGAAGGGGTCTCTTTCCGTCCGCCCCCTATGGCATCAATTGGAACGGAGAATGGAAGCCCATATCTTTGTTTCCTTTTTGGCTTTTTGTCTCCACACGACACTGCGCAATCTTGCGCGGGGGAGAGCCGGCGGGCTGACGTCTGAAGCGATTTTGGAAAAACTGTCGGGCATTCAAATGATAGACGTTCATTTACCGACCACGGATGGCCGTCATATTGTCATGAGCCGTTATACCCAGCCGGAGAAGGATGTTGCCCTCCTTTTGGCGCAGTTGGGATTGGCGCTTCCTGAACAACCGCCGCCCAAGGTTTACGCATCCGGACAGGTCGGCCTGTAG